The following are encoded together in the Vigna unguiculata cultivar IT97K-499-35 chromosome 2, ASM411807v1, whole genome shotgun sequence genome:
- the LOC114167418 gene encoding 2-hydroxyisoflavanone dehydratase-like, whose amino-acid sequence MIITMEIPNLVRVYEDGTIERLQGSPFVAPTLQDPTTNISSKDVVISYNPPISARLHLPNKIQSQEEENLNTNHKIPILVYFHGGGFFFESAFSQLHHNYFSTFLSVAHILVVSVEYRLAPETPLPAAYHDCWEGLKWVATKADPWLLKHGDFNRVFVGGDSAGANIAHNIAMRAGAEALPSGVEVLGALISHPYFLGSKRFESEAEESAGFRCWEWLQPCDGGGLDDPLINPLSSEAGCLSGLGCRKVLVCTAEMDELRERGVWYYEGVRKSGWEGEVELFEVEGEDHVFHVNDPRTQNALKMFKRFADFILH is encoded by the coding sequence ATGATAATAACCATGGAGATTCCAAACCTTGTCAGAGTTTACGAAGATGGCACCATTGAACGCCTCCAAGGCTCTCCATTTGTGGCACCCACGCTTCAAGATCCAACAACAAATATATCATCCAAAGACGTTGTAATCTCATATAACCCTCCCATCTCTGCTCGTCTACACCTCCCAAACAAGATCCAATCCCAGGAGGAGGAGAATCTCAATACCAACCACAAAATCCCCATCTTGGTCTACTTTCACGGTGGAGGATTTTTCTTCGAATCTGCCTTCAGCCAACTCCACCACAACTATTTCAGCACGTTTCTCTCCGTAGCACACATTTTAGTCGTTTCTGTGGAGTACAGGCTAGCACCGGAGACCCCTCTTCCCGCGGCTTATCATGATTGCTGGGAAGGTCTCAAATGGGTCGCCACCAAGGCCGATCCATGGCTTCTCAAACACGGCGATTTCAACAGAGTCTTCGTTGGAGGTGACAGCGCTGGCGCTAACATCGCGCATAACATCGCCATGCGTGCTGGGGCCGAAGCATTACCGAGTGGTGTAGAAGTTTTAGGCGCTCTGATTTCTCATCCCTACTTCTTGGGGTCGAAGCGATTCGAGAGTGAAGCGGAAGAGAGCGCGGGCTTTAGGTGTTGGGAATGGCTTCAGCCGTGTGACGGCGGTGGGCTTGACGACCCGTTGATAAACCCGTTGAGTAGTGAGGCGGGTTGTTTGAGCGGGCTTGGGTGTCGGAAGGTTCTGGTTTGCACGGCGGAGATGGATGAGCTGAGAGAAAGAGGTGTGTGGTACTATGAGGGTGTGAGAAAGAGTGGGTGGGAAGGGGAAGTGGAACTGTTTGAAGTGGAAGGCGAGGATCACGTTTTTCACGTCAACGATCCACGAACACAAAATGCTCTTAAGATGTTCAAACGCTTTGCGGATTTTATCCTACACTAG
- the LOC114173084 gene encoding 2-hydroxyisoflavanone dehydratase-like, with protein MASTIEIENKSKEIETEILPYIRVYKDGTVERLMESPIVPPSLQNPETGVSSKDIVISDHPSISARLYLPNSVQSNPKKLPILLYFHGGGFFMESAFSFLDHRFLNLLVSEAKVVAVSVEYRLAPEHPLPAAFHDSWEALNWVTSHSNSSDTNTEPWLHDHADFKRIYIGGDSAGASIANYLALRAGVETLKGNANIAGAFLSHPFFWGSTPVGSEPNEGASHLHARIWKLVYPSAAGGIDEPTMNPLGPGAPSLATLACSKLLVCVAGKDALRDRGLWYYDAVKNSGWEGEVKLFEVPDQDHVFHIYNTDTTAAKQMIARLASFLVSI; from the coding sequence ATGGCTTCCAccattgaaattgaaaataagagCAAAGAGATAGAAACAGAGATTCTTCCATATATCCGCGTGTACAAGGATGGCACAGTGGAACGTCTGATGGAGTCTCCGATAGTGCCACCCTCTCTCCAAAATCCAGAAACCGGTGTCTCTTCCAAAGACATTGTTATCTCCGACCACCCCTCCATCTCAGCTCGTCTTTACCTTCCCAACTCCGTTCAATCCAACCCCAAAAAGCTTCCCATCCTGCTCTACTTCCACGGCGGCGGCTTCTTCATGGAGTCCGCCTTCTCCTTCCTCGACCACCGCTTCCTTAACCTCCTAGTCTCCGAAGCCAAGGTTGTCGCCGTCTCCGTCGAGTACAGGCTGGCGCCAGAGCACCCTCTTCCGGCAGCTTTTCACGACTCCTGGGAAGCCCTCAACTGGGTTACTTCCCATTCAAATTCTTCCGACACAAACACAGAGCCGTGGCTTCACGACCACGCTGACTTCAAGAGAATCTACATAGGAGGTGACAGTGCCGGCGCTAGCATTGCCAACTACTTGGCTCTTCGCGCTGGGGTTGAAACCTTGAAAGGGAACGCGAATATAGCCGGTGCGTTCCTCTCCCACCCTTTCTTCTGGGGCTCCACCCCCGTTGGGTCCGAACCCAATGAGGGTGCGTCGCACTTGCACGCGCGGATTTGGAAGCTGGTGTACCCTTCTGCGGCGGGTGGGATAGACGAGCCCACGATGAACCCGTTGGGTCCTGGTGCGCCCAGCTTGGCCACTCTCGCGTGCTCCAAGTTGCTTGTTTGTGTGGCTGGGAAGGACGCGCTGAGGGATAGAGGGCTTTGGTACTACGACGCTGTGAAGAACAGTGGCTGGGAAGGTGAAGTTAAACTGTTTGAGGTGCCAGACCAAGATCATGTTTTTCACATTTACAACACCGACACTACCGCTGCCAAACAAATGATCGCACGCTTGGCTTcgtttttagtttcaatataa